In the Diorhabda carinulata isolate Delta chromosome 9, icDioCari1.1, whole genome shotgun sequence genome, one interval contains:
- the LOC130898346 gene encoding chitin deacetylase 1: MAYFVTSIFLVALLASSGLAQQTSEEPKKEESFESEICKDKDAGEWFRLVSGEGDTCRDVIQCTSSGLQAIRCPAGLYFDIEKQTCDWKDSVKNCKLKNKERRVKPMLFTEKPVCNEGELACGDGQCIERGLFCNGEKDCQDGSDETTCDIDSDPNSAPSCDPAVCVLPDCFCSEDGTAIPNDLPAKDVPQMITVTFDDAINNNNIGLYKNIFNGERKNPNGCHIKATFFVSHKYTNYSAVQEMHRKGHEIAVHSISHNDDERFWSNASVNDWVKEMGGMRIITEKYANITDNSVVGVRAPYLRVGGNNQFTMMEEEAFLYDSTITAPLNNPPLWPYTMYFRMPHRCHGNLQSCPTRSHAVWEMVLNELDRREDPENDEYLPGCAMVDSCSNILTGDQFYNFLNHNFDRHYNENRAPLGLYFHAAWLKNNPEFLDAFLYWIDEILANHNDVYFVTMTQVIQWIQNPRTISEAKNFEPWREKCVVEGNPACWVPHSCKLTSSEVPGETINLQTCVRCPNNYPWLNDPTGDGIF; this comes from the exons GTTTGGCACAGCAAACAAGTGAAGAGCCGAAAAAAGAGGAGAGTTTCGAGTCTGAAATTTGTAAAGATAAAGACGCCGGTGAATGGTTCCGTTTAGTAAGCGGAGAAGGTGATACTTGTCGAGATGTTATACAGTGTACGTCATCG GGTCTACAAGCTATTCGTTGTCCTGCCGGTCTTTACTTCGACATTGAAAAGCAGACTTGCGATTGGAAGGATTCcgttaaaaattgtaaactgaAGAACAAAGAGAGGCGTGTGAAACCTATGCTTTTCACTGAAAAACCTGTTTGTAATGAGGGTGAGCTCGCCTGCGGAGATGGCCAATGTATCGAAAGGGGTCTTTTCTGTAACGGTGAAAAGGATTGTCAAGATGGATCCGATGAGACTACTTGTG ATATCGACAGCGATCCCAACAGTGCACCGTCATGTGATCCAGCTGTTTGCGTTCTTCCTGACTGTTTCTGTTCGGAAGATGGTACCGCGATACCTAACGACTTACCGGCCAAAGACGTACCTCAAATGATCACAGTCACTTTCGACGACGCTATCAATAATAACAACATCggattgtataaaaatattttcaacggCGAGCGGAAAAATCCGAACGGTTGTCACATCAAGGCCACATTCTTTGTTTCCCACAAGTATACTAACTACTCGGCTGTTCAAGAAATGCACAGAAAAGGTCACGAAATAGCTGTACACTCAATATC TCACAATGATGACGAAAGATTCTGGTCTAACGCAAGCGTGAACGATTGGGTGAAGGAAATGGGAGGTATGAGAATAATCACTGAGAAATATGCAAATATTACTGATAACAGCGTGGTAGGTGTAAGAGCTCCTTACCTTAGAGTAGGTGGTAATAACCAATTTACGATGATGGAAGAAGAAGCGTTTTTGTACGATTCCACTATCACTGCACCATTGAACAATCCACCTCTATGGCCGTATACCATGTACTTCAGAATGCCTCATAGATGTCACGGTAACTTACAAAGTTGCCCAACTAGATCCCACGCTGTTTGGGAAATGGTCTTGAACGAATTGGATAGAAGAGAAGATCCTGAAAATGACGAGTACCTACCAGGATGTGCTATGGTTGATTCCTGTTCGAATATACTAACGGGAGATCAATTCTATAATTTCCTAAATCATAATTTCGACAGGCATTATAATGAGAATAGAGCACCATTGGGTCTTTATTTCCACGCTGCATGGTTGAAGAACAATCCGGAATTTTTAGATGCTTTCCTTTACTGGATCGATGAAATTTTAGCTAATCACAATGACGTCTATTTTGTAACGATGACTCAAGTTATACAGTGGATTCAAAATCCAAGAACTATCTCAGAAGCCAAAAATTTCGAACCATGGAGGGAAAAGTGTGTAGTTGAAGGCAATCCCGCTTGTTGGGTACCTCACAGCTGCAAGCTCACTTCCTCTGAAGTTCCCGGAGAAACAATCAACCTCCAAACTTGTGTAAGGTGTCCAAATAATTACCCATGGCTCAACGACCCAACAGGTGATGGTATCTTCTAA